A genomic stretch from Candidatus Hydrogenisulfobacillus filiaventi includes:
- the folE gene encoding GTP cyclohydrolase FolE2: MLPDIQDQRDERGLPIQRVGIKDVRLPLTIRQRDGQLQTVQATVTLTVDLAAHKKGTHMSRFVAVLHEWRTQEVDASSLRELLEAMKQRLGASYVDVILSFTYFVTKHAPVTGLASLLDYRVSLAAELDRHDQFRLLVGMEVPYTSLCPCSKEISDYGAHNQRGSLRVKLEVDPAHPALTLEDLGELLEAQSSCEVYPLLKRPDEKFVTEYAYDHPKFVEDILRDTVLALREDPRVGWFEAEIENYESIHNHNAYAYHNEAWVQDGPAQPLVAKLMVLEGAGR; this comes from the coding sequence GTGCTCCCCGATATCCAGGACCAGCGCGACGAGCGGGGGCTGCCTATCCAGCGGGTCGGCATCAAGGATGTCCGCCTGCCGCTGACGATCCGGCAGCGCGACGGCCAACTGCAGACCGTGCAGGCCACAGTAACCCTCACGGTCGACCTGGCCGCCCACAAGAAGGGCACCCACATGAGCCGGTTTGTGGCCGTGCTGCACGAATGGCGGACCCAGGAGGTGGATGCCTCCAGCCTGCGAGAGCTCCTGGAGGCCATGAAGCAGCGCCTGGGCGCCAGCTATGTAGACGTCATCCTGTCCTTCACCTATTTCGTGACCAAGCATGCCCCCGTCACCGGCCTGGCCAGCCTGCTCGACTACCGGGTCAGCCTGGCCGCCGAACTCGACCGCCACGACCAGTTCCGGCTGCTGGTGGGGATGGAGGTGCCCTACACCTCGCTCTGCCCCTGCAGCAAGGAGATCTCCGACTACGGCGCCCACAACCAGCGCGGCAGCCTGCGGGTCAAGCTGGAGGTCGACCCCGCCCATCCCGCCCTCACCCTGGAGGACCTGGGTGAGCTGCTGGAGGCCCAGTCCAGCTGCGAGGTCTACCCGCTGCTCAAGCGGCCGGACGAGAAGTTTGTCACCGAGTACGCCTACGACCACCCCAAGTTCGTGGAGGACATCCTGCGCGATACCGTGCTGGCGCTGCGCGAGGACCCGCGGGTGGGCTGGTTCGAGGCCGAGATCGAGAACTACGAGTCCATCCACAACCACAACGCCTACGCCTATCACAACGAAGCCTGGGTGCAGGACGGCCCCGCCCAGCCCCTGGTGGCCAAACTGATGGTCCTGGAAGGGGCCGGCCGGTAA
- a CDS encoding exported protein of unknown function (Evidence 5 : Unknown function), with protein sequence MPARLPAAVAAALMLTACAGPATLTPQVTVGTTVNRQAAALPVHGTDFRPLTPLYTRV encoded by the coding sequence ATGCCGGCCCGCCTCCCCGCCGCCGTCGCTGCGGCGCTCATGCTCACCGCCTGTGCAGGTCCGGCCACCCTCACCCCCCAGGTGACGGTGGGCACCACGGTCAACCGCCAGGCGGCCGCCCTGCCCGTCCACGGGACGGACTTCCGGCCCCTCACACCGCTCTATACCCGGGTGTAG
- a CDS encoding protein of unknown function (Evidence 5 : Unknown function), with amino-acid sequence MVQLQRRAGAGWEMVASRGVAVDPADTIAVIPLFVTAAGTDRVSFVDGNQVLGAADFTARHPGPAAP; translated from the coding sequence GTGGTCCAGCTTCAGCGGCGCGCCGGCGCCGGCTGGGAGATGGTGGCCTCGCGCGGGGTAGCCGTCGACCCGGCTGACACCATCGCGGTCATCCCCCTGTTCGTGACCGCCGCCGGCACCGACCGCGTGAGCTTCGTCGACGGCAACCAGGTGCTGGGGGCGGCCGACTTCACCGCCCGCCACCCCGGGCCGGCCGCCCCCTAA
- a CDS encoding conserved protein of unknown function (Evidence 4 : Unknown function but conserved in other organisms), whose translation MAPTIKTFRIHGHDPNFQVSAVLNPGGEDPQDLVVELGPWDYVSTLSESQLRTLIRTKLAESRGPVFTAAMRNLSGQALD comes from the coding sequence ATGGCCCCGACCATCAAGACCTTCCGCATCCATGGCCATGACCCCAACTTCCAGGTCAGTGCCGTGCTCAACCCGGGCGGGGAGGACCCCCAGGACCTGGTAGTGGAACTGGGCCCCTGGGATTACGTGTCGACATTAAGCGAGTCCCAGCTGCGGACCCTCATCCGCACCAAGCTGGCGGAAAGCCGGGGGCCCGTTTTCACCGCCGCCATGCGCAACCTGAGCGGCCAAGCCCTGGACTAA
- a CDS encoding putative Response regulator receiver domain-containing protein (Evidence 3 : Putative function from multiple computational evidences), translating into MASILVVDDDCDICSIIALALEPLGVTVLAASSCRQALELCRRERPALILLDAILPGEEGPCLTQIRSHADLAGLPVVAMSGDPLRAQALQAEGAVAVLPKPFPLEELRQLVRRWGGTGSA; encoded by the coding sequence ATGGCATCCATCCTGGTAGTCGACGACGACTGCGACATCTGCAGCATCATCGCCCTGGCCCTGGAACCCCTGGGCGTCACGGTCCTGGCCGCCTCCTCCTGCCGGCAGGCCCTCGAGCTCTGCCGGCGGGAACGGCCGGCCCTTATCCTGCTGGACGCCATCCTGCCCGGGGAGGAAGGCCCCTGTCTGACCCAGATCCGGAGCCACGCCGACCTGGCCGGCCTGCCGGTGGTGGCCATGAGCGGTGACCCTTTGCGCGCCCAGGCCTTGCAGGCCGAAGGGGCGGTGGCGGTCCTGCCCAAGCCCTTCCCCTTGGAGGAACTGCGCCAGCTGGTGCGGCGGTGGGGCGGCACCGGATCGGCCTGA
- a CDS encoding protein of unknown function (Evidence 5 : Unknown function), with amino-acid sequence MGRHRIGLTLVHPTHSSCPTGPSILQLRQTVSYPYGYHFGGPVWCIICPQAGWKPWPGTARRCWWTCASTMSTRRGTSPAPGTSP; translated from the coding sequence GTGGGGCGGCACCGGATCGGCCTGACCCTGGTCCACCCGACCCATTCCTCTTGTCCGACCGGACCCTCCATACTACAATTACGCCAGACTGTATCATACCCTTACGGGTATCATTTTGGAGGTCCGGTATGGTGCATCATCTGCCCTCAAGCCGGGTGGAAGCCATGGCCCGGAACGGCCAGGCGGTGCTGGTGGACGTGCGCGAGTACCATGAGTACAAGGCGGGGCACATCCCCCGCTCCCGGCACATCCCCCTGA
- a CDS encoding Sulfurtransferase: protein MVHHLPSSRVEAMARNGQAVLVDVREYHEYKAGHIPRSRHIPLSQLVHRLREVRKDATIVVVCQSGNRSAHACELLQQAGYRKVYNLEGGMARWTGPLDQ, encoded by the coding sequence ATGGTGCATCATCTGCCCTCAAGCCGGGTGGAAGCCATGGCCCGGAACGGCCAGGCGGTGCTGGTGGACGTGCGCGAGTACCATGAGTACAAGGCGGGGCACATCCCCCGCTCCCGGCACATCCCCCTGAGCCAGCTGGTTCACCGCCTGCGGGAGGTGCGCAAGGACGCCACCATCGTGGTGGTCTGTCAGAGCGGCAACCGTTCCGCCCACGCCTGCGAACTCCTGCAGCAGGCCGGCTATCGGAAGGTCTACAACCTGGAGGGTGGCATGGCCCGCTGGACCGGCCCCCTGGATCAATAA
- a CDS encoding conserved protein of unknown function (Evidence 4 : Unknown function but conserved in other organisms), whose product MGIWLLLYRLLDGGYFLWRGIHKWYTPPQVWLVPRVNAALPTTPLAPIIRQFIYPHLQVFSLTLGTVEAVAGAMMLANVGRRIAGWVLFTLNVIFLLTLGFKEPHDLGLNLFMALTNLMFARIDPARVQYRARPASFAPGRAARLQRREGRL is encoded by the coding sequence ATGGGCATCTGGTTACTGCTTTACCGCCTGCTGGACGGGGGCTACTTCCTTTGGCGCGGGATCCACAAATGGTACACCCCGCCTCAGGTCTGGCTGGTACCACGGGTTAACGCCGCGCTGCCCACCACCCCGCTGGCGCCCATCATCCGCCAGTTCATCTATCCCCATCTGCAGGTCTTCAGCCTGACCCTGGGCACGGTGGAGGCGGTGGCGGGGGCCATGATGCTGGCCAACGTGGGCCGGCGCATCGCGGGCTGGGTGCTCTTTACCCTGAATGTGATCTTCCTGCTCACCCTGGGCTTCAAGGAACCGCACGACCTCGGCCTCAACCTGTTCATGGCCCTCACCAACCTGATGTTCGCCCGCATCGACCCTGCGCGCGTCCAATACCGGGCCCGCCCCGCCTCCTTCGCCCCCGGCCGCGCCGCGCGCCTGCAGCGGCGGGAGGGCCGTCTGTAG
- a CDS encoding DrsE domain-containing protein has translation MADAGEQQRTLVVLTTGKEAFMRANAVLQVALVLATQGLQVQFLAIGPGIEVFKSNQRNSPQFAEMLNKMREAGVQLSVCQVSMENIGLTRDQMFDAEIVMGGRVIAQRIREGWTVLTF, from the coding sequence GTGGCGGACGCAGGGGAACAGCAACGGACACTGGTGGTGCTGACCACCGGCAAAGAGGCGTTCATGCGGGCCAACGCCGTCCTGCAAGTGGCGCTGGTGCTGGCGACGCAGGGGCTTCAGGTCCAGTTCCTGGCCATTGGGCCCGGGATCGAGGTTTTCAAGTCCAATCAGCGCAACTCCCCGCAGTTCGCCGAGATGCTGAACAAGATGCGGGAGGCGGGGGTGCAGCTGTCGGTCTGCCAGGTCTCCATGGAGAACATCGGACTCACCCGCGACCAGATGTTCGACGCCGAGATCGTGATGGGCGGACGGGTCATTGCCCAACGCATCCGCGAAGGCTGGACGGTCCTGACCTTCTGA
- a CDS encoding putative Nudix hydrolase domain-containing protein (Evidence 3 : Putative function from multiple computational evidences), whose product MILHGPDERVNVVVRGVYVRDGRLLVSEWEDGRRFLVGGRVEHGESLPVSLEREWVEELGTPLPPRIGRLLWIGDVVWTNRFGWRQHEYGWYFRILEGGPGPAGEERWPDAQHPGLAVGWIPLTPEAVASLYPRFLRRALFEPPTEGVRYFVERAGTVQEPLAGRL is encoded by the coding sequence ATGATCCTGCACGGGCCCGACGAGCGGGTGAATGTGGTGGTGCGGGGGGTGTACGTGCGGGACGGGCGCCTGCTGGTGAGCGAGTGGGAAGACGGCCGGCGCTTCCTGGTGGGAGGCCGGGTGGAACATGGCGAGTCCCTGCCGGTGAGCCTGGAGCGGGAATGGGTCGAGGAGCTGGGCACCCCGCTGCCGCCCCGGATCGGGCGCCTGCTCTGGATCGGGGACGTCGTATGGACCAACCGTTTCGGCTGGCGCCAGCATGAGTACGGGTGGTACTTCCGCATCCTGGAGGGTGGGCCAGGTCCGGCAGGGGAGGAACGGTGGCCGGACGCCCAGCACCCCGGCCTGGCGGTCGGTTGGATCCCCTTGACCCCGGAGGCGGTGGCCTCGCTGTATCCTCGTTTCCTGCGCCGGGCGCTGTTCGAGCCGCCAACGGAGGGAGTGCGTTACTTTGTGGAGCGGGCAGGGACGGTGCAGGAACCCCTGGCCGGACGCCTCTGA
- a CDS encoding conserved protein of unknown function (Evidence 4 : Unknown function but conserved in other organisms) → MAVRKIRESGDREGWQAAIQAAVREVREMEDAFNQAERETCDYQIYRLRAAEEHLALVLRQARRALGADPAVARLAPPPPRALPYASEPPADD, encoded by the coding sequence ATGGCGGTGAGGAAGATCCGGGAAAGCGGAGACCGGGAAGGATGGCAGGCCGCAATCCAGGCCGCTGTCCGCGAAGTCCGCGAGATGGAGGACGCCTTCAATCAGGCCGAACGGGAAACCTGCGACTACCAGATCTATCGCCTGCGGGCGGCCGAGGAGCACCTGGCCCTGGTGCTGCGCCAGGCGCGCCGGGCCCTGGGCGCGGACCCGGCCGTGGCCCGGCTGGCTCCCCCGCCGCCCCGGGCCCTGCCCTACGCTTCCGAGCCTCCGGCGGACGACTAG
- a CDS encoding Asparagine synthetase (glutamine-hydrolyzing) yields the protein MCGIAGVWRPGEPPGRGELRGMLDSLAHRGPDDVGHFGEGPLALGMRRLAILDVAGGRQPYRSEDGSVVAVFNGEIYNHRSLAELVRARGHVLASRADGEVLVHLYELFGPAFVGRLTGMFALALYDRRRRRLLLARDPVGQKPLYVWEDGGSLAFASEIKAFFALRNFRAEPDLQHLPAYLAHRFVPGPHTLLKGVRKVLPGEAWLVEAGHTRRWRYWTPELAALESGGDLAYWADRLEATLLDVVDSHLDSEVPMGLFLSGGLDSSLLAALVGRTRGLKPEAWSAAFSPQYPGYDESGWASRVGQALGLEVHRVEVDPLITPERVRDLAYILDEPMADPTALSLDGVARAAAERHTVMISGEGADEIFAGYAGYGEVASLAALRRIPAPLRRWWAGRGWPGAGAFRRAEEPVAARYRGVGFTFTPAEAQAVLHPDLAGPDRPPEVAAYWTRNDSLPDLQQMQGFDVGWFLPDDVLLKTDRIGMAYNLEIRAPYCDRRVVELALALPLALRRSRAGDKRVLRWVATRYLPRAVVARRKQGFPTPLTRFLEGPLSELAWDVLTGGRAQARGWFRPRAVEALLTAPPSSNTARKIYALLMLELWTEELVEGGRRRLGAAQASSPLWLMPLAGGTETESGESGS from the coding sequence GTGTGCGGGATTGCAGGGGTATGGCGGCCCGGGGAACCCCCAGGGCGCGGCGAATTGCGAGGGATGCTGGACAGCCTGGCTCACCGCGGGCCGGATGACGTGGGGCATTTCGGCGAGGGCCCCCTGGCGCTCGGCATGCGCCGGCTGGCCATCCTGGATGTGGCCGGGGGCCGGCAGCCCTACCGCAGCGAGGACGGTTCGGTGGTGGCGGTCTTCAACGGCGAGATCTACAACCACCGTAGCCTGGCCGAGCTGGTTCGCGCCCGCGGTCACGTGCTGGCCAGCCGCGCTGACGGGGAGGTGCTGGTGCACCTCTACGAGCTTTTCGGGCCCGCCTTTGTCGGCCGCCTGACGGGCATGTTCGCCCTGGCGCTGTATGACCGCCGCCGCCGGCGGCTGCTGCTGGCCCGGGATCCCGTGGGGCAGAAGCCGTTGTATGTGTGGGAGGACGGGGGCAGCCTGGCCTTCGCCTCTGAGATCAAGGCCTTCTTCGCCCTGCGCAACTTCCGGGCGGAGCCGGACCTGCAGCACCTGCCTGCGTACCTGGCCCACCGCTTTGTGCCCGGGCCCCACACCCTGCTCAAGGGGGTGCGTAAGGTGCTCCCGGGGGAGGCCTGGCTGGTCGAGGCGGGGCATACCCGCCGCTGGCGCTACTGGACCCCGGAACTGGCCGCGCTGGAAAGCGGGGGCGACCTGGCCTACTGGGCCGACCGTCTGGAGGCCACCCTGCTGGATGTGGTGGACAGCCACCTGGACAGCGAGGTTCCCATGGGCCTCTTCCTCTCCGGGGGCCTGGACTCCTCGCTGCTGGCGGCCCTGGTGGGGCGGACGCGGGGTCTCAAGCCGGAGGCGTGGTCGGCGGCCTTCTCCCCCCAGTACCCCGGTTATGACGAGTCGGGCTGGGCGTCCCGGGTAGGGCAGGCGCTAGGGCTGGAGGTCCACCGGGTGGAGGTGGATCCCCTGATCACCCCCGAGCGGGTGCGGGACCTGGCCTACATCCTGGACGAGCCCATGGCCGACCCTACCGCCCTCTCCCTGGACGGCGTGGCGCGGGCGGCGGCGGAACGGCACACGGTCATGATCTCCGGGGAGGGTGCGGACGAGATCTTTGCCGGATACGCCGGCTACGGGGAGGTGGCCAGCCTGGCCGCCCTGCGCCGCATCCCGGCGCCCCTGCGCCGCTGGTGGGCGGGACGGGGATGGCCGGGGGCAGGGGCCTTCCGGCGGGCGGAGGAGCCGGTGGCGGCCCGCTACCGGGGGGTGGGCTTCACCTTTACCCCCGCGGAGGCGCAGGCGGTGCTGCATCCCGACCTGGCCGGCCCCGACCGGCCGCCGGAGGTGGCGGCGTACTGGACCCGCAACGACAGCCTGCCCGACCTGCAGCAGATGCAGGGCTTCGACGTCGGCTGGTTCCTGCCCGATGACGTGCTGCTGAAGACCGACCGCATCGGGATGGCCTACAACCTGGAAATCCGGGCCCCCTACTGCGACCGGCGGGTGGTGGAGCTGGCGTTGGCCCTGCCCCTGGCCCTACGCCGCAGCCGGGCGGGGGACAAACGGGTGCTGCGGTGGGTGGCGACCCGCTACCTGCCACGAGCGGTGGTCGCCCGGCGCAAGCAGGGGTTCCCCACCCCGCTGACCCGTTTCCTGGAAGGGCCGCTGTCGGAGCTGGCCTGGGATGTACTGACGGGCGGCCGGGCCCAGGCCCGGGGCTGGTTCCGGCCCCGGGCGGTGGAGGCCCTCCTCACCGCCCCGCCGTCGTCCAACACCGCCCGCAAGATCTACGCCCTGCTGATGCTGGAACTCTGGACCGAGGAGCTGGTGGAAGGCGGCCGGCGGCGGCTGGGCGCGGCCCAGGCGTCCAGCCCGTTATGGCTGATGCCGCTGGCGGGCGGGACGGAGACCGAATCGGGCGAGTCGGGCAGCTAG
- the sigA gene encoding RNA polymerase major sigma-43 factor (sigma-A) (Evidence 2a : Function from experimental evidences in other organisms; PubMedId : 12455702, 12682299, 14527287, 15060039, 15670950, 28648455; Product type f : factor) codes for MAKEKVDVQQLDAVKDLIRRGRERGKLSYGEIMDALQSIDLPPEQIDTIYELFHEMGIELVGEQPEPYALEEDVEDEGTGEEPVAEPEAGEAAEEEADLSVPDGVAIDDPVRMYLKEIGRVPLLTAEEEVELAKRIEAGDEEAKRKLAEANLRLVVSIAKRYVGRGMLFLDLIQEGNLGLIKAVEKFDYRKGYKFSTYATWWIRQAITRAIADQARTIRIPVHMVETINKLIRVQRQLLQELGREPTPEEIAKEMGITEERVREILKVAQEPVSLETPIGEEEDSHLGDFIEDEDAPAPAEAAGYQLLKEQLEEVLDTLTTREEKVLRLRFGLSDGRARTLEEVGQVFGVTRERIRQIEAKALRKLRHPTRSKKLKDYLD; via the coding sequence ATGGCCAAGGAAAAAGTGGACGTCCAGCAGCTGGACGCGGTCAAGGACCTCATCCGGCGCGGACGGGAGCGGGGTAAGCTCTCCTACGGCGAAATCATGGATGCCCTGCAGTCCATTGACCTTCCTCCGGAACAGATCGACACCATTTACGAGCTGTTTCACGAGATGGGCATCGAACTGGTGGGCGAGCAGCCGGAGCCCTACGCGCTGGAGGAGGACGTCGAGGACGAAGGCACTGGCGAGGAGCCGGTGGCGGAGCCCGAGGCCGGCGAGGCGGCGGAGGAGGAGGCCGACCTCTCGGTGCCGGATGGGGTGGCTATTGACGACCCCGTGCGCATGTACCTGAAGGAGATCGGCCGGGTGCCCCTCCTGACCGCCGAGGAGGAGGTGGAGCTGGCCAAGCGCATTGAGGCCGGGGATGAGGAGGCCAAGCGGAAGCTGGCGGAGGCCAACCTGCGGCTGGTGGTCTCCATCGCCAAGCGGTATGTGGGCCGGGGCATGCTGTTCCTGGACCTCATCCAGGAGGGCAACCTGGGGCTGATCAAGGCGGTAGAGAAGTTTGACTACCGCAAGGGCTACAAGTTCAGCACCTACGCCACCTGGTGGATCCGGCAGGCCATTACCCGTGCCATTGCGGACCAGGCTCGTACCATCCGCATCCCGGTGCACATGGTCGAGACCATCAACAAGCTGATCCGGGTGCAGCGCCAGCTCCTGCAGGAGCTGGGCCGGGAGCCGACCCCGGAGGAGATTGCCAAGGAGATGGGCATCACCGAGGAGCGGGTGCGCGAAATCCTGAAGGTGGCCCAGGAGCCGGTCTCCTTGGAGACCCCCATCGGGGAGGAGGAGGACTCTCACCTGGGGGACTTCATTGAGGATGAGGACGCCCCGGCTCCGGCCGAGGCGGCCGGCTACCAGCTGCTCAAGGAGCAGCTGGAGGAGGTGTTGGACACCCTCACCACCCGGGAGGAGAAGGTCCTGCGCCTGCGCTTCGGGCTCAGCGACGGCCGCGCCCGCACCCTGGAGGAGGTGGGGCAGGTCTTCGGGGTCACCCGGGAGCGCATCCGTCAAATTGAGGCCAAGGCCCTGCGCAAGCTCCGCCATCCCACCCGCAGCAAGAAATTGAAGGATTATCTCGACTGA
- the dnaG gene encoding DNA primase — MPDQVYNEWINRVREATDIVAVVGQTVQLKRKGRKWWGLCPFHVEKTPSFSVDPDKQLFYCFGCHTGGTVFTFLERVEGKDFLTVVRELAERAAIPEPGRSPVRERAARERGRLEDILEWSWRFFTARLAEAGGADARAALAARGVEGGLAERFGLGYAPPGWDGLVRFLSSRGVEAEEMVTAGVAVRGQRGVYDRWRDRLMFPIRDSSGRVVGFGGRALREGQEPKYLNSPETPVFRKGQILFGLDLARAAWRQGRRPLLVEGYFDVVACHAAGLEQAVASLGTALTAEQARILARHATEVDLLYDADAAGQDAMRRAFPILAGAGLKVNRVTLPAGKDADECRREAGDAALAAAVEARESFLEGEVRRLAARVRAGLAERTQALAEVRTLWQVEQDPVRRDLALQRAAEAFRIEIPMLAHTFGRAQGGGRHTSGKFRHTMERVPRAAGGVPPQLVQLLALLMRFPDQIGVVQAALPGWSAGSPLARAVEALAADAGAGGLETAEEEVRNLLVAATTVTLPPLPAGMTLPDLARQYLQAALLEYVRARHQETVRRLAAGAGAGWEQEGKQWLDRKLELEAGIGRRRGEG, encoded by the coding sequence ATGCCCGATCAGGTTTATAATGAATGGATAAACCGGGTCAGGGAAGCCACCGACATCGTGGCCGTGGTCGGGCAGACGGTGCAGCTGAAACGGAAGGGGCGCAAGTGGTGGGGTCTCTGCCCGTTTCACGTCGAAAAGACGCCCTCCTTCAGTGTCGACCCGGATAAGCAACTCTTCTACTGTTTCGGATGCCACACCGGCGGGACGGTCTTCACCTTCCTGGAACGGGTGGAGGGGAAGGACTTCCTGACGGTAGTGCGGGAACTGGCGGAGCGTGCCGCCATTCCGGAGCCGGGGCGCAGTCCGGTCCGGGAACGGGCAGCGCGCGAGCGCGGGCGTCTGGAGGACATTCTGGAATGGAGCTGGCGGTTCTTCACCGCCCGCCTGGCGGAGGCGGGCGGGGCCGACGCGCGTGCCGCGCTGGCGGCGCGCGGCGTGGAGGGCGGCCTGGCGGAGCGGTTCGGGCTCGGTTATGCCCCCCCGGGCTGGGACGGGCTGGTCCGTTTCCTGAGCAGCCGGGGGGTGGAGGCGGAGGAAATGGTGACCGCCGGGGTGGCCGTGCGCGGTCAGCGCGGGGTGTACGACCGCTGGCGCGACCGCCTTATGTTCCCCATCCGGGACAGCTCCGGGCGGGTGGTGGGCTTTGGCGGCCGGGCCCTGCGGGAGGGGCAGGAGCCCAAGTACCTGAACTCGCCCGAGACTCCCGTCTTCCGCAAGGGGCAGATCCTGTTCGGGCTGGACCTGGCCCGGGCGGCCTGGCGGCAGGGGCGGCGGCCGCTGCTGGTGGAGGGCTATTTTGACGTGGTGGCCTGTCACGCGGCCGGGCTGGAGCAGGCGGTGGCCTCGCTGGGCACCGCCCTCACCGCCGAACAGGCCCGCATCCTGGCCCGCCATGCCACCGAGGTCGACCTGCTCTACGACGCCGACGCCGCCGGGCAGGATGCCATGCGGCGGGCGTTCCCCATCCTGGCCGGGGCGGGGCTCAAGGTCAACCGGGTCACCCTGCCCGCCGGCAAGGATGCCGACGAGTGCCGGCGGGAGGCGGGGGATGCGGCCCTGGCGGCGGCAGTGGAGGCGCGGGAGTCCTTCCTGGAGGGGGAGGTGCGGCGGCTGGCAGCGCGGGTGCGGGCAGGCCTGGCCGAACGGACGCAGGCGTTGGCGGAGGTGCGCACCCTGTGGCAGGTGGAGCAGGACCCGGTCCGCCGGGACCTGGCCCTGCAGCGGGCGGCGGAAGCCTTCCGCATCGAAATTCCTATGCTAGCACACACTTTTGGACGTGCGCAAGGGGGAGGGCGGCATACCTCCGGAAAATTTAGGCATACTATGGAGCGGGTGCCCCGCGCGGCCGGGGGGGTTCCGCCGCAGCTGGTGCAACTCTTGGCGTTATTGATGCGTTTTCCCGATCAGATAGGGGTTGTCCAGGCCGCCCTGCCCGGCTGGAGCGCCGGGTCGCCCCTGGCCCGGGCGGTGGAGGCCCTGGCCGCGGACGCCGGGGCCGGCGGCCTGGAGACGGCGGAGGAGGAGGTCCGCAACCTGCTGGTGGCGGCAACCACCGTGACGCTGCCGCCGCTGCCGGCGGGGATGACCCTCCCGGATTTGGCCCGGCAGTATCTGCAGGCGGCCTTGCTGGAGTATGTACGGGCCCGGCACCAGGAGACGGTGCGGCGGCTGGCGGCCGGGGCCGGCGCCGGATGGGAGCAGGAAGGTAAGCAGTGGCTCGATCGCAAGCTGGAGCTGGAAGCGGGCATCGGTCGCCGACGGGGGGAGGGATAG